The segment AATAATCCAGCAACCATCATTGCATTCCCATAAATCTTGGCTGGAATGCGAGCATAGCCCACTGTCCACACTCCCAACCACGCGGCAATCAACAGTTGCAAAATAGGATGAACCATCAGTGCAATGAGTAACACGGCGATCACAAAGCAGAGTTTTTGCTGAGGTGATATATGCCGCAAATGATTGGTGTAGGTATAGACATCCAGGTGATGATGCATATCTGGTGTGGGTATCTCGCCCGCGTACTTCCCCTATGTCATTTTGGATTTTGGATTTTAGATTGTGAATGGTGGCTAATTACACTCTCATTCTCGTTTCTGGTTTTGGTGTGTTTGTCTACCCCGATGTAGTCCAATTACATATCCAATGACACCTGCACCTAGAGCGGCTTGTACTGCAAATAACAGCGACTCAACTTCACTACTTGCTGGTTCAAATAGTGGATTAACCCAGGGTTGATAGTTGGGATTCGTCTCTTGAATGAGCACCTCTGCTTCGCCATCGGCTCCGCTAAAGTCGGCTCCGCGCACTAAGATGAGTGGGGCGATCGCCAACGCCAACACCCCTGCCACTAACAGCCAATTGTTCCAACTACGATGAGTTCGGTTCATCGGTTATGGCTCCTGTTTGATCAAATTGAGAACCTTCAGTTCGTCTCGGCTATAGGATTGCAACCAATTCCACACCAGCACGGTTAATAACCCCTCGCTAATGGCTAACGGCAGTTGAGTGATCGCGAAAATACTCGCAAACTTAGTGAAGGCAGCTAACACGCCTCCACTTGCCGCTGGAAACGCCAATGCCAACTGCATCGACGTCGTGACATAGGTGAGCAGATCGGCTAACATTGCCGCCAGGAAAATAGCCAGTGTTTGTCTACCAGTTGAATGCATCATCAACTGATACACGCCGTAGGCGACAAACGGACCTACGACTGCCATCGATACCGCATTCGCCCCAAATGTGGTTAACCCACCGTGCGCTAACAACAGTGCCTGAAACAGGAGAACGAGCGCACCCAGAACAGACATGACAGATGGGCCAAACAGCACCGCTCCTAATGCCGTTCCTGTGGGGTGAGAACTACTGCCTGTGACCGAGGGGATCTTGAGAGCCGACAGCACGAAGGTAAACGCCCCTGCCAATGCCAATAGGAGCTTGGTTTCAGGATGCTGCTGTGTGAGGCGAGTCAGCGATCGCAACCCCCACAAAAAGAATGGAATAAACATTGCCCACCAGAAGGTTGCCCAACTCATCGGCAAAAACCCTTCCATAATGTGCATTGCCTGGGCAGGTGCCGGAGAGCCAACAACCAGATAAAAACTAAGCCCTGCCATCATCGCAAGGCGTAACCATTGATGCGGTTTCATGCCTGTCTGTCACCTCGCAGACTAATTTCAACATGGGTCTTCTATCGGCGGGCATCCTGACTTACACGATTTAGGAGTTTGAATTTCGGATTTTGGAGAGATAAACGCCAAAATCTAAAATCAGCAATCCAAAATCGGCTTACAGTTGCGGGACAGCGTTGGATTTGCACCAAACTTTCCCCCTTGCGTCTGATGGCTGCTCCCCATCAGAACCGATCAGCACCTTAGGACTGTATCACTGTCGGTTGCAATACTCAACCGCACTGTTACTCACTGCAATATCAGTCCATTAGTTATGAGGTAGCAGCAATTTATAATAGATAACAATTGCTGGGGAAGGACTGATGACGTTACAAGAGCTACAAAGTCAGGCATTGCAGTTGTCTACTGGCGATCGCTGGCAGTTGGTACAGGTTCTTTTAGACTCTCTGAAACGAGAAGTAACTCTCAAGCCTAAGCGGGAGAACCTGTCACGTTTGCGAGGGGTTGCTAAGATTTCGGCAGCTACAGGGGAAAGTAACACCCAAGCAGATTAGAAGATGCAATACAGTATGCTTGTGCGGTAGCCTATGGCGTTGATGCGATCGTAACTCGTGATGCCTCTGGATCTATAAATGTGGAAGTTCCTGTAGTCTTGCCTGAAGATATTGATACTATTTGATAGTATCAATCGTGTTGAGTGAAGCAATTAAAGCAGGGTTTAGCGCGTCATAACAAATCACTGCGCCGGAACGCTGCAAACCATTGGGTTGAGTTACACAATTGGTTGAGTTGCACAATTGGTTGAGTTACACAGATTAACTGCATCTGGGGGTTTCAAAAGTCCTGGTATACGGATCAAGGGATATACAACGATTGATTGTTCAACTATTATCAATTGCAAGAAAATGAAATGTAGTGTGTGAATGAGAGGAAGAGAGGGTGGCTCGTAAGCAATCTAAAGGAACTTGCACGTACTGTGGTAAAGAGCTGGCAAAAGCAGGGATGACTAAA is part of the Oscillatoria sp. FACHB-1407 genome and harbors:
- a CDS encoding energy-coupling factor ABC transporter permease, with protein sequence MKPHQWLRLAMMAGLSFYLVVGSPAPAQAMHIMEGFLPMSWATFWWAMFIPFFLWGLRSLTRLTQQHPETKLLLALAGAFTFVLSALKIPSVTGSSSHPTGTALGAVLFGPSVMSVLGALVLLFQALLLAHGGLTTFGANAVSMAVVGPFVAYGVYQLMMHSTGRQTLAIFLAAMLADLLTYVTTSMQLALAFPAASGGVLAAFTKFASIFAITQLPLAISEGLLTVLVWNWLQSYSRDELKVLNLIKQEP
- a CDS encoding energy-coupling factor ABC transporter substrate-binding protein, whose product is MNRTHRSWNNWLLVAGVLALAIAPLILVRGADFSGADGEAEVLIQETNPNYQPWVNPLFEPASSEVESLLFAVQAALGAGVIGYVIGLHRGRQTHQNQKRE